tcTGTATAcactacacacatacacacagtctacatttaaaaaaaattctttcacTGTTATTCTCTTctttataactttattacttctgagAATTGTGTTCTGTGGATTGCTTCTTTGAAATTATGCTGGATTTCTCTATTTAAAATGAGCAACAAAATACAAACATTTAAGGTTATTGGAATGATACTATCAGatttataacaatgtctcttacTGCTTTATCTGATTGAGTATTCATTGATCTTAGTTTTTTCACTCTCTTACAAATTAATGATATATGCTGTTATTATTTAGTCTGTAAGTAGACTTCTTGCTAAACTTCTAGGCACCAAAGCAGAGGTGTGattaaaagatgatgatgatactggattttatcctgccctatgctctgaatctcagagtctcagagcagtcacagtctccttttacctccctcccaccaacagacactctatgaggtaggtgaggctgaggaagctcttacagtagctgccctttcaaggacaactcctacaagagctatgactgacccaaggccattctagcagctgcaagtagaggaatgggaaatcaaacctggttctcccagttaagagtccacacaaccactacaccaaactggctctcaatttaaGTAGCTTTTAGATCAGTTTAAACTAAGGCTATACTGGTGAAAATGAAGATGTCTTTCTCACTAACACTTCTATAGAATTAACCTGCATTCAGCAGCTACTCCTGGGCCAACAATAAATGTATGGGCAGCAATCAAATACTGTAGAAACAACAGAGTTACAGAGTTGCCAGAAATACTCTGAAAGGCAGATAGTGGGGTTGAAGTTATTCTGCTAATGGAATTCACAAATTTTGGTTAGTGTTGGTTCTGGGCATCACTGGTACTATCCCTCCTCTATTCAGAGGAGTCAGGAGGAAGGATGGAACTTCTTGCAACTTTCTAATGCTCCAGAAGCCCAAACCTAGGCCAAAGATGAGACTGGCCTCTATTGTATTCTGTGTTGTGGGTGAGGCAGTCACTAGACTGAAATGTATGGTTGCCATTTTTTATCTGATGGCCATACTTGATGATCTCTGGGTGGGAGGCTGCTGTAATTTAATGCAAAACAGCAAAAACCTAAATGCAGATATATTGGTATGTTTAATGTAGGATTTTAATATGGTCTAAAAATAAGGAGCAAATGTGCAACAATTTTTCCAGTATATTTAAATTCTTGGGCCAGAACGCTGAAGCAAAGACAAGCTTAATTATTTCCATGCAGTGGAATACAATTCTGCCTGAATGTTTCTCCTGATATTAGCAAAAGGGCTGGAGAAtttcttgatttttttctttttaaattgaaaGCTGAACATTGAGGGAAGATACCAGCAAATATCCCTGTGGTTGCCAAGCCTGCACTTTATTTCAGCCCTGTCAATAACTCTCTTGTATTGTCTGCTTGTAACCTTCCTGTGGTCTCTCTAGATAGCTCCAGTGGGGAATATGAAAGTATAAGATCTGTATGTATTGTTCTGTTTCTTaatctcttctttttttgctaTCAAGGCTAAAGAGAAAGGAGACTATTTTCCCATATGGGGAACATGCTTGGGACACCAGCTGCTCACCTATCTCACTAGCGGAGAGAACTTGCTTACTTGGACTAATACTGATAATTTTGCACTTCCACTGAATTTTACAAAAggtaaaacactttttaaaaggctttcatttgcttttttagcttcTGAAACTCTTGTGTGTGGAAGAGCATACAAAACTGGTAGACATAATTAATCTAATGACAAAAAGGTGAAATAATGGCTTGAATAAACCTGAAATTTGGCATCCAGGGAAGCTGTAGCCTTGGATCTAAGCTGTACCTGGTGTGAGATGTCctttgctatagaccaccaatAGCAACAGACATGAGGGGCAGGGGCAGGAGCAATCTCCCCAGTAATGTGATTTGCCTCTAGAGGCTGTGCTACAACAGCAACTGCTGCTACCAGCACTATTGCTCCCGCAGACACACTCCTGGTCTAGCACCACTGAAAGGGGCTTGCTTAAGAAGTCCACAGAAAATCTCAgtttgtaatttttttcttttaaaaaattgaatccTACCATACTGTATCTAAGTCTAAGGATCATATCTGTATGTTAAAATACATTTGAACTTTGTGCCCTTGGTCATGTGTATATTATGTGCCATCAGGTTGCTTCCAACTTGTGGCTCCCCTGTGAATTAACTGCTGGAGCAAAACATCCTGTCATTAATGGCCTTGgcttctttgttggtcttaagggtgctttctttgtatctctcctatggtatcgagggaactgggcaaagaaagctctggctctttccctccttctccaggaGACAAGGAGGGAAATGATCACTTGTTATGTAACAGCCGTTTCTTTCGAAACTGTTGGTAGCTTTTTGTGATCCACGCAATCAAAAGCTCTATTGTAATGTGGTCATACTTAGTGAAAAATAACTATAATGTTTAGTCTGCTTGCATTCTAAACTGTGGACAGGGCATACGTGGAGCCTGGTTAGTCCCTTATACCTTCTcaatataggcttgccaatccccaggtcccagcaggggttctcccgctttctcaggctccttcccgcccccagtcagctggctggagggggcaagcccgcccccacagccatcatgtgactttccacctccggaggcttcagtctctattggaaagccttcctctttggatggtgtatCTGCGGCTTTAAGGCTGAaggagagggggggtgggggaggcagaacaacatggctgtgaaaggagcccagaccctctgtttgttgcacaaactttgcagaggtcttttgcatagTGTTTAGGTAAACTTGAAcatttggttgccctgtgttactgtgaaaaacttggaagttcagcaactcatgagtagaggtgccaatccccaggtgggggcaggggatccctggtttggaggccctctggagtttcagggtcatcagaactggggtgggggaggaaatgtctgctgggccatagggtataatggagaattaatctcgGGGTAGCTGGAGGGGCGGTTTTGtgaggtagagataccaaattttcagtgtagcatctgatgggtctcctcaaaatgctgtccaagtttcaaaaagattggactagggggtccaattctgtgagccccaaaagaaggtgcccctgtccttcattatttctaatgtagggaaggcattaaaaaggtatgtggtccccttaaatgtgatggccagaactccctttggagttcaattgtgcttgtcacaactttgcttatggctccacccccaatgtctcctggctccacccccaaagtccccagatatttcttgaattggatttggcaaccctatctcaataGCATTTTGCAAAACCATCAGCTAATATGGTCAGTACTTTAACAAGGCCTTATCAGATGCCTTTATGATTTACAACTTTTACTCACTTGTTTGCTAGGAATAACACTGCAGGaaagaaatattgcctttctcaGTCTTCAGAATACAACATTTTGACAACATAAATATGCTTTTTTCTGAGGTCTAGTGTTCTTAGTCACTAGTTGTGACTAGTGTGTAGAATGTGGCTGCTATTGGTCAGTGTCTACATCACTAAAGATGATTGATAACTTCTCTCCTGCACAAGGTCATTATGAATGTCTAAGTAGGTGGATCAGTAGGGGGTTagtttgttacaacatctaggtataggccactccccccctccggATCAGTTaagaagacccgaccctgtggagaggaggaggagcctatacccagtagtcggaccgacccactgccagtccaccaagaaggaagcttcacggtaagtgataccaatcttccgtttccttccttctcctcactTCAGCTTCCCAACCCTCATGGCCACATGCAGGTCCTTCAGTCCTGGCACTAAATTTTCCCAGGGTCTGAAATGGCTgctagggaggggggaggggaagagagagctgGAAAAATCATCAGCCAACAGCACCCTCTTCTAACAGATTGTGGGATCGCATCCTTTTAGTAGATGTTAAATATACTCATAATGAATGAATTCCACTAAAATGTGATAAGGGTGTTCCTGTATATTTACTGCTTTGCACTGCAGTGCAATAAACATTTAGCAAGTGATCTAAGGTTTATTGATGTTTGTTTATTGTATGCTTATTGATTGGAAGCTGTTTTGCTATATTGGGCACCATCTGTGATTTCCACTCTTTCTGATGTGACTTTCAACCTTGGGTAAATTTATTTTTCCATCTTGAGCAGACTGCAGTTAAATAAATGGATACCCTGCTGATGATAATTTTTACCTATTTTGGTCTAAGATGCCAAAGCCAGCAAGATATTTGCCGATTTCCCTAATGATTTGCTGCAAGAGATGGCTTCTGAGCCTGTGACTTCAAACTACCATTTCTGGAGCCTCTCGGTTAAGGTAATTGTGTGTGTTTAAGAGAGTGGTCAAGAATAAAATTGCATGGTTAAATGtcgatttaaaatattgttttcttcTCTTACAGAATTTTACAAACAATGAAAAATTACGCAGTTTCTATAAGATTGTCACAACTAATGTCCATGACAAAGTAGAGTTTATATCCACCATGGAAGGTAATAGTTGGGTCAACACTTACATTCTAACAATTACCAGACATTGCAGCTGATAGATCAGTGTTTGATAACCCAGAACACATGATATCATTGTATTGGAACGGTTCATACTCCTGCCAAGATGTGAACTGGGGGGCAGGGATGATGTCATGCCATGCATTTTTCATGACTCAGTTTTTCCAGGGGAAATAGGAGACAGAGGGAAGACTGTTCAACACTGTAATCGAAGATCTTTATTCTGCAGCTCTCTGAGCCCCCCCCTTCACATAGGCCATGATGAACAACTTGCAGGAGAATAACTTGGCCTTCCTTTCAACTCAAGCACATCCCACACAACTCAGATGTGCCTAAACTTGATGCATTAGCATCCTTCTGGGAAGTTCTAACTTTTATTGCATCATAGAAATGGAATATGgaactaccttacagggttgttataagAATTACAACAAAATATTGTTCTGAAGTACTTTGAATTCTCTATAGCACTATATAAAGTTTTCATCTTTCATCTTAGCTTATGCATACCCTGTGTATGGTGTCCAGTGGCATCCAGAGAAAAATCCATTTGAATGGAAGAATGAAACAGGCATACCACATTCTCGATCAGCTGTGAAAGTAACATATTACATTGCTGACTTTTTAGTTAATGAAGGTATGGAGTTTTTGTAAAGACTAAATATTTTAGGTTTGTAGATGAATGAAGTGAATTTATATTTGATTCGGAAAGGAGATAGGTTTATAAGCTGTAAACTCATTGCTATGTgctgagctaaaaaaaaaaatctaaactaAATAGTTAAGGGACAAAACAACCACCTTAAAAGCTGACAACAATATTCTGGTGCAACCTTCTGAGGACCAGAGTCTGCTTCATCAGATGTATGATACATACAAGTTTTCTTAAAGAGTCAGTAGTAGGCCAAATAATGCTATGTTTTATTTATAAGGTGGAGGGgacaatattaatttttaaactgaACTTTTAACAAATGAACCTGATCTATAAAACGAGAATTTTAAGTCACtgtttggctggctggctggctggttaTCTGTTGTTGCAGTCCCTGATTTGTTCTCATGACTTCAGCATCACAAGCAAATCTAGAAACTTCCACCACAGTCTCAAAGTTATTATGTCACTGTTCCTTTTGATACTGTTACAGCCTAAACTCCTGTATATAACAGTGTTGATGTCAGTAGAAATTTCCACTTGGTGTGCACTTGTATCAGAGGTAATCCTtaatagggatgagcacaaactgaaccatgaagcaaaatctGTCACAAATGTTGTGCTGTTTGTGGTTcgcaaactgaagtttgtgacTGGTCTACTGTCAGGAACCTCCACAACCTTTAAAAACAGTTTGTAGaggttcatggcagtttgtggatagagcagaaagcaggtgttTAAAGGAACTCTGTCCTTTTAAACCCCTTTTTTCCGTTTCCcacaaaagctgcaaaaacagctgaatgGAGAGAGCAGCCTGCTCCATACTGTTtagctgttttttgggctttctgcCACCCCCTTTAAACAGGGTTAATGCCTGTCTCtactctgtggcgcagagtggtaaagcagcagtactgcagtactgaggtctgaactctctgctcacgacctgagttgaattccagtggaagctggattcaggtagccggcccaaggttgactcagccatctatccttccgaggttggtaaaatgagtacccagcttgctgggggaaaagtgtagatgactggggaaggcaatggcaaaccaccctgtaaaaaagtctgccgtgaaaacgttgtgaaagcaatgtcaccccagagttggaaatgattggtgcttgcgcaggggacctttcctttccttttcctactctttaaatgtgataaccCAAAGAAAGAAAACTTTGTGTATGCAAAGCGACTTCCAGACATTCCGTTGAAAAGGTGACCAGGAAACCCTTTCATGGACAAGGCTTGAGACTGTTGTAGTTTGTTTCAGATCAGGGGGTTAAATGCAATTCTACCTTGAAGATGGAAGATCTTAGAGTTTGGTCTTAAAGATTTGGTCTTATAGCCAACAGCACTGAATTAACCTATATTTATCAAATGTTTTACAGCCCGGAAGAACAATCATCGCTTTCCCAGCAAAAAAGAAGAGACAGAGGCACTGATTTATAATTATAATCCTGTTTTCACTGGGACATTTTCCTCATTTGAGCAGGCTTATTTTTTTGACTAAGTCTTCAGAGGTCTTTAAGCAGAGAGCATTTTGAAATTCTTCAGCATCAGTATTTTTTTGGAATTAAATTAATGCAAAGCATTGCAAATAGCAAGAATACAGGCTGTTTATCA
Above is a window of Heteronotia binoei isolate CCM8104 ecotype False Entrance Well chromosome 7, APGP_CSIRO_Hbin_v1, whole genome shotgun sequence DNA encoding:
- the GGH gene encoding gamma-glutamyl hydrolase; this translates as MPSRQELVYMLAACCLLALYCSPVAISLLLQSLPEDSRNDRPILGILAQETDFKSFQKLGSSYIAASYVKFIESAGARVVPVRLNRSEEEYNKIFQSINGILYPGGGVDLKTSEFSRVANIFYKKAVEAKEKGDYFPIWGTCLGHQLLTYLTSGENLLTWTNTDNFALPLNFTKDAKASKIFADFPNDLLQEMASEPVTSNYHFWSLSVKNFTNNEKLRSFYKIVTTNVHDKVEFISTMEAYAYPVYGVQWHPEKNPFEWKNETGIPHSRSAVKVTYYIADFLVNEARKNNHRFPSKKEETEALIYNYNPVFTGTFSSFEQAYFFD